One Nostocoides sp. HKS02 genomic window carries:
- a CDS encoding threonine dehydratase, with amino-acid sequence MAFTSAELDAATAVVRRHFAPTAQLAWPLLGREIGAQVWVKHENQTPTGAFKVRGGLVYADRARRERPQVTGFVSATRGNHGQSLAYAGRAAGLRVVIVVPGGNNPDKNAAMVGFGAELVVHGRDYQESREYATGLAEELGLESVPAFHPDLVVGVATYAKELFDEAGPLDTVYVPVGMASGICGLIGVRDLLGLSTEVVGVVSERAPATALSFAAGTVVTTPDADTFVDGVACRAPVPEAVAEIGRGAARVLTVSEDAAAEAMRLMLRTTHQLPEPAGALALAGLMSERDHVAGRRVAVIHSGGNCDASILTEVLAGSTPRP; translated from the coding sequence ATGGCCTTCACCTCCGCCGAGCTCGATGCGGCCACGGCCGTCGTGCGACGCCACTTCGCCCCCACCGCCCAGCTCGCCTGGCCCCTCCTCGGTCGCGAGATCGGTGCGCAGGTCTGGGTCAAGCACGAGAACCAGACCCCCACCGGTGCGTTCAAGGTGCGTGGCGGGCTGGTCTACGCCGACCGGGCCCGCCGCGAACGACCGCAGGTCACGGGCTTCGTCTCGGCCACCCGGGGCAACCACGGGCAGTCCCTCGCGTATGCCGGCCGGGCTGCCGGGTTGCGCGTCGTGATCGTCGTACCCGGGGGGAACAACCCTGACAAGAACGCCGCGATGGTCGGGTTCGGCGCCGAGCTCGTCGTCCACGGTCGGGACTACCAGGAGTCCCGTGAGTATGCGACAGGCCTGGCCGAGGAGCTGGGACTGGAGTCGGTCCCGGCCTTCCACCCGGACCTCGTCGTGGGGGTCGCGACCTACGCCAAGGAGCTGTTCGACGAGGCGGGCCCGCTCGACACGGTGTACGTCCCGGTCGGCATGGCCTCGGGGATCTGCGGCCTGATCGGCGTGCGCGACCTGCTCGGGCTGTCGACCGAGGTGGTCGGCGTGGTGAGCGAACGGGCGCCCGCGACGGCGCTGTCGTTCGCGGCGGGCACGGTCGTGACGACGCCTGACGCGGACACCTTCGTCGACGGGGTGGCCTGCCGTGCCCCGGTCCCCGAGGCGGTGGCCGAGATCGGGCGCGGGGCGGCCCGGGTCCTGACGGTGAGCGAGGATGCCGCCGCCGAGGCGATGCGCCTGATGCTTCGCACGACCCACCAGCTGCCCGAACCCGCCGGTGCCCTGGCCCTGGCTGGACTGATGTCGGAGCGCGACCACGTGGCCGGGCGTCGGGTGGCGGTGATCCACAGCGGTGGGAACTGCGACGCCTCGATCCTCACGGAGGTCCTGGCGGGCTCGACACCCCGGCCCTGA